One Gossypium hirsutum isolate 1008001.06 chromosome A11, Gossypium_hirsutum_v2.1, whole genome shotgun sequence genomic window carries:
- the LOC107957876 gene encoding uncharacterized protein — MRREEKRKRFHEAVLRTLYPPPSPPESEEEEEKKQLITSQRAVDFPDDSEEDKCSSPKTADEDDGSQSETQKLSRAQRKRLRKKKLKEDAFCRGKIIGPLLPSSKKDGVGSLQCEPEGVRENARQEQVASSDKPGDQQEGDCSTKKKLKQRMIAKRLAKEGLKSTEVKWGKELIETRLLDQNALADHY, encoded by the exons ATGAGACGTGAAGAGAAACGAAAAAGATTCCATGAGGCTGTTCTTAGAACACTCTATCCACCGCCATCTCCACCGGAATCTGAGGAGGAAGAGGAAAAGAAACAGCTGATCACATCACAGAGGGCTGTCGACTTCCCAg ATGATTCTGAGGAGGACAAGTGTAGTTCCCCAAAGACTGCCGACGAAGATGACGGAAGTCAATCTGAGACTCAGAAGCTGAGTAGAGCTCAAAGGAAAAGACTTCGAAAGAAAAAGCTCAAAGAAGATGCTTTTTGTCGTGGGAAGATAATTGGGCCTTTGTTACCGTCATCTAAAAAAGATGGAGTGGGTTCATTGCAATGTGAGCCTGAAGGTGTTCGAGAAAATGCTCGACAGGAACAAGTTGCTTCAAGTGACAAACCTG GCGATCAGCAGGAAGGTGATTGTAGTACCAAGAAGAAGCTGAAACAGAGGATGATAGCTAAAAGGTTGGCTAAGGAGGGGCTGAAATCCACTGAAG TAAAATGGGGAAAAGAGCTGATAGAAACAAGACTCCTCGACCAAAATGCTCTAGCAGATCATTACTAA
- the LOC107893145 gene encoding ruvB-like 2, with translation MAELKLSESRDLTRIERIGAHSHIRGLGLDSSLEPRDVSEGMVGQAQARKAAGVILQMIKDGKIAGRAILLAGQPGTGKTAIAMGMAKSLGLETPFSMLSGSEIFSLEMSKTEALMQAFRKSIGVRIKEETEIIEGEVVEIQIDRPAVSGAASKTGKLTLKTTDMETVYDLGAKMIEALGKEKVQSGDVIAIDKASGKITKLGRSFSRSRDYDAMGPQTKFVQCPDGELQKRKEVVHCVTLHEIDVINSRTQGFLALFTGDTGEIRAEVREQIDTKVAEWREEGKAEIVPGVLFIDEVHMLDIECFSFLNRALENEMAPILVVATNRGITSIRGTNYKSPHGIPIDLLDRLLIITTQPYSEDEIRKILDIRCQEEDVEMSEDAKQLLTKIGHETSLRYAIHLITASALNCQKRKGMVVEVQDITRVYSLFLDVRRSTQYLMEYQKEYMFNEASILDGGDADAMHD, from the exons ATGGCGGAGCTGAAACTCTCCGAGAGCCGAGACCTGACCCGAATCGAACGCATTGGGGCTCATTCCCACATACGGGGCCTAGGCCTCGACTCCTCTCTGGAGCCCCGTGACGTCTCGGAAGGGATGGTGGGCCAAGCACAAGCTCGTAAAGCTGCCGGTGTCATCCTCCAAATGATCAAAGACGGTAAAATTGCTGGCCGTGCTATCTTATTAGCGGGCCAACCTGGAACCGGCAAAACCGCCATCGCCATGGGCATGGCGAAATCCCTTGGCCTTGAAACCCCTTTCTCTATGCTCTCTGGCAGCGAAATCTTCTCCCTTGAGATGTCGAAAACCGAAGCTTTAATGCAAGCGTTTCGAAAGTCCATCGGAGTAAGAATCAAGGAAGAAACTGAAATAATCGAAGGCGAAGTCGTTGAAATCCAGATTGACCGGCCGGCAGTTTCTGGGGCGGCTTCAAAAACTGGAAAATTAACGCTTAAAACGACGGACATGGAGACCGTTTACGATTTAGGGGCGAAGATGATCGAGGCATTAGGGAAAGAGAAAGTGCAGAGTGGAGATGTGATAGCTATTGATAAAGCTTCAGGGAAAATAACGAAGCTTGGAAGGTCATTTTCAAGGTCGAGGGATTACGATGCTATGGGCCCGCAAACAAAGTTCGTGCAATGTCCAGACGGAGAGctgcagaaaagaaaagaagtcgTCCATTGTGTTACGCTTCATGAGATTGATGTCATTAACAGCAG AACACAGGGatttcttgctcttttcactGGGGATACTGGTGAAATCCGTGCTGAGGTGAGAGAACAAATTGACACGAAGGTGGCAGAGTGGAGGGAGGAAGGGAAGGCTGAAATCGTGCCTGGTGTTCTCTTTATCGATGAGGTGCACATGCTTGACATCGAGTGCTTTTCTTTCCTGAACCGTGCTCTTGAGAATGAGATGGCCCCTATATTAGTAGTTGCTACAAACAGAGGCATAACTTCAATCCGTGGCACAAATTACAAATCCCCTCATGGAATTCCAATTGATCTTCTTGATAGACTACTAATCATCACTACTCAACCTTATTCCGAGGATGAAATTCGTAAGATTCTAGACATCAGGTGCCAAGAGGAAGATGTAGAGATGTCTGAAGATGCAAAACAACTGTTGACCAAAATTGGGCATGAGACCTCCTTGAGATATGCTATCCATCTGATCACAGCTTCTGCACTGAATTGCCAGAAGCGGAAGGGGATGGTTGTGGAAGTGCAGGACATCACTCGTGTTTACAGTCTATTTCTGGATGTAAGGAGATCAACGCAGTACTTGATGGAGTACCAAAAAGAATACATGTTCAATGAAGCATCAATCCTTGATGGTGGGGATGCCGATGCCATGCACGATTGA